A part of Miscanthus floridulus cultivar M001 chromosome 6, ASM1932011v1, whole genome shotgun sequence genomic DNA contains:
- the LOC136460258 gene encoding uncharacterized protein encodes MYLWDAIESDKVERRRDRLALGAMIRGVPGEMHSMLLNKKSAKEAWEAIKSMRLGAERVKEVNAQKLLAEFESISFKTGESIDDFAVRIGKLATDLKGLGDESVDDTRVVKKFLRVVPPRYNQVAVTIEMFCDLKTLSVEELVGRLRAAEDRFEPTPDQVTDKAKPSLLLTEEEWMAKNRSRMIHTDSSSSGGKGGGNYAKKDKQGVRGGGGGKHDRERRDSGCHPSTGTPRRKGRCKKCGVFGHWARECLNKKSGKEDHDDAAHHVSGDTDKNPALLVAQVCDVVHTPRTGGQGLFLKPGTCVPGQVR; translated from the coding sequence ATGTATCTGTGGGACGCGATCGAGAGTGACAAGGTCGAGCGGCGACGTGATCGACTTGCGCTCGGCGCCATGATTCGTGGCGTGCCCGGCGAGATGCACTCTATGTTGCTGAACAAGAAATCGGCGAAGGAGGCATGGGAAGCTATTAAATCGATGCGTCTGGGGGCAGAACGCGTGAAAGAGGTGAATGCGCAGAAGTTACTTGCGGAATTTGAATCAATCTCGTTCAAGACGGGAGAATCAATTGATGACTTCGCAGTTCGGATCGGCAAGCTGGCTACCGATCTGAAGGGCCTTGGTGATGAAAGCGTGGATGATACAAGAGTGGTGAAGAAGTTCCTGAGAGTTGTTCCCCCGCGCTACAATCAAGTAGCGGTCACGATCGAGATGTTCTGCGACTTGAAGACTTTGTCTGTCGAAGAACTCGTCGGTCGGCTCAGGGCGGCTGAAGACCGATTCGAGCCTACGCCAGATCAAGTCACCGATAAGGCGAAGCCCTCTCTTCTCCTCACGGAGGAGGAGTGGATGGCGAAGAACAGGAGTCGCATGATTCACACCGACTCGTCCTCATCTGGAGGTAAGGGCGGTGGAAATTATGCAAAGAAGGACAAACAAGgagtgcgcggcggcggcggcgggaagcATGATCGCGAGAGGCGTGACTCAGGTTGTCATCCTTCGACGGGGACACCGCGTCGGAAGGGAAGATGCAAGAAGTGTGGTGTGTttggccactgggcaagggagtgcctGAACAAGAAATCCGGGAAGGAAGACCATGATGATGCCGCTCACCATGTCAGTGGTGACACAGACAAGAACCCGGCGCTCCTGGTGGCCCAGGTGTGCGACGTCGTGCACACTCCAAGGACAGGCGGCCAAGGCCTGTTCCTGAAACCAGGAACGTGTGTTCCCGGCCAAGTACGATGA
- the LOC136460259 gene encoding uncharacterized protein, with protein sequence MVSPKGRGRTPPSATKEKGSGSGSKTPTRSPSPSRSPPRRSRTRRGGRSRTRRPREVVVERVFRETSGSGNWPQLTKTNYDSWSLLMKLKMQARHLWEAIEDEDVDFHDDRSALEAICSGVPQEMVPTLATKPSAKEAWEAIRAMRIGDDRVRKSTAQSLRAEYEQIAFRDGESVEDFALRLSNIVQRLAILGDPEPEPKVVAKYLRVTRPRYKQLVVSIETLLDIDTLSVEEVTGRLKAATDDEPSLAKDISGKLLLTEEQWLERYKKKDGEAGRGGSSSSGRGRGRGRGRGRGRSGGGGYEQRARTNSAQGVGDDACKACGKKGHWAKDCRSKKKLEQAYMA encoded by the coding sequence ATGGTGTCGCCGAAGGGCCGAGGCCGCACGCCGCCGTCGGCCACGAAGGAGAAGGGCAGCGGTTCCGGCAGCAAGACTCCAACGCGCTCGCCGTCTCCAAGTCGATCACCACCGCGTCGTTCGCGGACTCGCCGCGGTGGCCGCTCGCGAACGCGGCGCCCACGGGAGGTCGTCGTCGAGCGCGTGTTCCGGGAGACGAGCGGCTCAGGCAACTGGCCGCAGCTCACGAAGACGAACTACGACTCCTGGTCGCTGttgatgaagctgaagatgcaGGCCCGTCATCTCTGGGAAGCAATCGAGGACGAAGATGTCGACTTCCACGACGACCGAAGCGCACTGGAGGCGATCTGCTCCGGCGTTCCCCAGGAGATGGTGCCCACCCTGGCGACCAAGCCGTCGgccaaggaggcgtgggaggcgatCCGGGCGATGCGCATCGGCGACGACCGGGTGCGGAAGTCGACTGCGCAGAGCCTGCGCGCGGAATACGAGCAAATTGCGTTCCGCGACGGGGAGTCCGTCGAGGACTTCGCCTTGCGACTGTCCAACATTGTGCAGCGCCTGGCGATCCTCGGGGACCCGGAGCCGGAACCGAAGGTAGTGGCGAAGTATCTCCGCGTCACGCGTCCGCGGTACAAGCAGCTCGTCGTCTCAATTGAGACCCTCCTCGACATCGACACGCTCTCTGTTGAGGAGGTCACCGGGCGGCTCAAGGCGGCAACCGACGACGAGCCGTCACTGGCGAAAGACATCTCCGGCAAGCTCCTGCTCACGGAGGAGCAATGGCTGGAGCGGTACAAGAAGAAAGACGGCGAGGCTGGCCGGGGCGGCTCGAGCTCCAGCGGTCGTGGACGAGGACGCGGTCGCGGCAGGGGCCGTGGacgcagcggtggcggcggctacGAGCAGCGGGCCAGGACGAACTCGGCCCAAGGCGTCGGCGATGATGCCTGCAAGGCCTGTGGCAAGAAAGGCCACTGGGCCAAAGATTGCAGGAGCAAGAAGAAGCTGGAGCAGGCCTACATGGCCTAG